From Aegilops tauschii subsp. strangulata cultivar AL8/78 chromosome 5, Aet v6.0, whole genome shotgun sequence:
AGAAGACGTGGACGAACTCCAATCCATTAACAAAATGCACACAAAAATGGCTATGAATTTCACCTGAACATCTCCGGGCCAAATTGAGAACGAACCCACGGGTGATGGACATACCTCGCCCGAAGAAAAGCCGCGCTGCCCCCTTCTTCTCTCCTGCCGGCCAAAGCCGCTTTGCACCACCCCGCCCCGGCCGGATGAAGCAAAGCCGCGTCGCGCCGCCCCTTGCTTCTCCCCGTCTGACGAAGCAAAGTCGCGGCACCCTCTTCTTCCGACGCACGCCTCTCAGAAGCGCCAGAAGCAACCGAATTCGTAAGCTACAAGCCCGCGTACTGAGCTCCGGGGCGGATCCATGGCGTCAACATCGGccactaatacgtctccaacgtatctataatttatgaagtattcatgctattatatattatattttggatgtttaatgggctttattatacacttttatattatttttgggactaacctattaatcggaggcccagcccaaaatgccgttttcttgcctatttcagtgtttcgaagaaaaggaatatcaaacggagtccaaacggaatgaaaccttcgggaaatttatttttggaacggaagcaatccaggagacttggagtacacgtcagggaagcttcgaggtggccacgaggcagggaggcgcgcctgcccccctgggcgcgcccccaccctcgtgggcccctcgtggctcccctgaccgacttctttcgcctatatatatatatccatataccctaaaaacatcggggaacagaatagatcgggagttccgccgccgcaaacctctgtagtcaccaaaaaccaatcgggaccctgttccggcaccctgccggaggggggatccctcaccggtggccatcttcattatcccgacgctctccatgacgaggagggagtagttcaccctcggggctgagggtatgtaccagtagctatgtgtttgagatctctctctctctctctctctctcgtgttcttggggtggtacgatcttgatgtatcgcgagctttgctattatagttggatcttatgatgtttcttcccctctactctcttgtgatgaattgagttttccccttgaagttgtcttgtcggattgagtctttaaggatttgagaacacttgatgtatgtcttgccgtgtttatctatggtgacaatgggatattcacgtgatctacttgatgtatgttttggtgatcaacttgcgggttcaatgaacttatgcataggggttggcacacgttttcgtcttgactctccggtagaaactttggggcactctttgaagtactttgtgttggtttgaatagatgaacctgagattgtgtgatgcatatcgtataatcatacccatggatacttgaggtgacattggagtatctaggtgacattagggttttggttgatttgtgtcttaaggtgttattctagtacgaactcttgaatagatcgatcagaaagaataactttgaggtggtttcgtaccctaccataatctcttcgtttgttctccgctattagtgactttggagtgactctttgttgcatgttgagggatagttatatgatccaattatgttattattattgagagaactcactagtgaaagtatgaaccctaggccttgtttcctagcattgcaataccgtttgtgctcacttttatcattagttaccttgcggtttttatattttcagattacaaaaacctatatctactatccatattacacttgtatcaccacctcttcgtcgaactagtgcacctatacaatttaccattgtattgggtgtgttggggacacaagagactctttgttatttggttgcagggttgcttgagagagaccatcttcatcctacgcctcccacggattgataaaccttaggtcatccatttgagggaaatttgctactgtcctacaaacctctgcacttggaggcccaacaacgtctacaagaagaaggttgcgtagtagacatcagtcacGACCGGCAGACACAAATAATTAAGCACCCCCGCCAGCCGAAACTAGGTGGAATGTATGCGGCGCAGGGCAGCGGAGCTTTCTGGCGGTGTGGCGCAACCGGGGGTagcaacaggcggcggggagtgGAGCGGGAACTGAAACGGCCGGAAAGTGGGTTCGCGCGAAAGGGGAGCCGACAAACTTGGGCGAAATCACGTAGATTTGGAGGAATTAACCTCGCGGATTCGGGATCCCACCAAAAAAAAGTCGGGACAGCCGAATTTGACGGATCTGCTCGTGATGGGGATACGGGATGGATCCCCCAAACTGGCGGTTTTTTTTGGGCAAGTAAGACTTGTATTAATCAAGGATCCAGGGAATTACAATCCAGTTTACACAAGTCCACAACCTAAGGGGGACCAGAGCCCAACCGAACTACTGTTCTACTTTCAGTTCTTGCAAATTTAGCTAAATAATCGCTAACCATATTTTGGTTACGATTGATATGAAATACACTAGTTGTACGAAGGGACATCAAGTGTCTAATCTCATTCACCAAGGAGGCAAATATAGACCTATCCGTGTCTCTGTCCTTAACCATATTCACCGCCACTACAGAATCCATTTGCACACAAATCGGTAGCTTCGATCGCTGGATAGCAAGAGAAATACCCTCTATGCAAGCACATAGTTATACCGGATGACCCGGTTTACgggatctgctagagatgctctcaTCCGAcatatatatttatttattttttgaaaaACTAGTACTACTGTATGACAATCTTAGCACAAATTTCAAATGACCCTGAACACTAGGAGTAGTACTAGCATCATAGTAGCTGTATTGCCTTCTTCGTGGAGCGCTGGCTGCTGCCTCTGCATGCGGAGGGAGGATTAATTAAGGCGGCGGCTAACGGGGTGGTTAATTAAGGCGGCAACCAATGGGACTAGTGTAgagcgccgccgccgtgcccaaCCAACGGCCTCGCGTGGGGCCCCGGCGTCATCAAGCACAGCACAGCGAGGATTCTTCTCCCCCAAACGCCAAAAGCTTCAAACTGCAGTCCTCCGCCCACCACCACCAGACAGCAGCAGTCCGCCGcccagtcgccgccgccgccgctagctCGCTCCGGCACTCGCCGCCGTCCGGCCTCACCCCGCCGTCGCGTTGGCCTCGACGGCCGCCTCCTCGCTCAGGTGCGTCCTCGTCGATTCCCGGGGAAAACCCTAGCCTCCTCCGCCCGTCGCCGAGCGCCGCGATTGCTGGTCGCTCGCTCGAGCTCCCTAGCGACCAACCGCTCAATCCATTGCCTTATTGCCTtctatttcctctttggttctGACGATTTTGCGGGCTGCGCAGGATGGCGAGGGAGCTCGCCGGCGCTCTGTGCCGCACCCCGGCGAGGGCTCCCGCATCCGGGGTCGGGAGCGACGAGAACGCGCGGCCTGCCGGAGCTTCGGTTCCCGCCCCGGCGGAGCCCGTCGCGGCCTCCCGGTCCCCCCTCCGCGCTATCCAGCCGCCGGGGCAGCCCCGGCGGCCGGTGCCGACGCCCAAGAAGGGTCCGGGGGTCAGGGAAGCGGGCAAGACACCGGCGCGGGTCGGCGCGGCGACCACTCCCCTTCGCCCGACCAAGATCCCGGGGAAGCCGGAGCAGGTGCAGAGGTTGGGGTTCTCGACGACGGCGGCCAGTTCTGCGCAGGCCCAACGTTCCAAGCTCCGAGACTCCATCTTGCTCCGGGAGGAGAATCGCAATGTGCAGGTGAAACACATCTACTCCTATCACCCCTGTTCCTTTTTTCAAGGTTATTACATTGAGACTGGTCACTGTTTTCAGTTCATATATGACCCCTTTAACACTCTTTGAAAGATTACAGAACATCCTAGTGATAAATAAAAGCCAGTATAACTGATACTCTGATAGGATTTGGCTATTGCATTGCTAGAATCAAACATTCAACCAGATTGCACCTCCCTCATCCTTCATATTCATCAAGTTGTTATCCTCCTTTTTCACCGCTATCCCTGTGTTGTATTGTGCCTCCAATGTCTTCTAAGTTTGATTCTGCACCTAGAGAATGCCACATTGCACTGCCAAGTCCCAAAGCACAACAGCCCGATAACTTCTAATATGCGCAATAGCTTCTGAATTTATATGTGCTCGTCCGTTGTGGTGGTGATGGAAATAACAAAAATCTTAACGCTGTGCTATTTGACTTTGTGAACAGAATGTTTCGTCAACATTGCAGCAAGATGACTCTCATGCACCTGCAAAAGAACAAGACAACTCAGAAGATACATTGAGCCTGCAGCTGGAGTTGGCCATAATGAAAACAATTCTTCTGGAGGAGGTAAAAGCCCGAGCGGAAGCTGACGTAAGGGCAACTGCTTTAGGAGATGAGCTGAAAGCAGTGAATCAATGTACCCTTGAAGCTTGCAGGCAGAAGGAAGCCACAGAAAAGGAACTGAAATACACAACATCTGTTTTAGAGGCCCTTGAATCGGAGCACGTTATTTTGATTAAGGAAGTAGAGGAGCTGAAGAAGAACAATCTGGAGCAGGTTAGTTTGATAGAGGAACTAGAGGAGCTGAAGAAGAACAATTTCCAAAGCCCAGTATTTCGTAAGAAGAGGGATGTGGAAACTCCGATGTTAAACACGGAGCTTGAGCAAGAAATGGATGAAATCCATAGGCAGGCTATGTGTGAAACGTCTGAGGTGATTATATCCTTACAAAATCAGTTGTCACTGCAACATGAGCTAGATGCCTGTAGCAAAAAAGAGTTGTTGGCCGCCAAACAAAGTCTTGTTTTGTTGGATCAATCCATCGAAATTCTTGTGCAGAAGGAGGTTCTTGAACAATACTTTGTTTCATTACTGAGGGGGATGGAAGAAGAGACTCGTCAGCTGGAGTCCAAACTAGACCAGTCAAATAGATTCTATGAAGGTAGAATTAAAGAACTGGAGATAAAGATGCAAGAAATGGATTATCAGGCTGGAGCATTACTTATTTCATGGAATAAAGAAAAAGAGGTAACCCTTTGAAAGGCAATTAGGCTTACCTCATCGGAGTTTTTGTCTTTtcatatagatttcttcttctttgaaCAACGAATTATGGCACTGACATTCTTTGCGAACCACCTATTAGTTAGGATGCAAGCACTGACTTCCAGTCATTCTCATTATCAGATAGTGGTGCTTTGCAACATGTTCATTTCTTCTTATCTAAGGCATACTATTAGTTTGGATAGCTTTGAGGTTGTTAGTTCATTGATCTCACACAATTTTTTATGTTGTTTGTAAAGGCTCACACAGAAAATTATGTATATATTCTACTTTATGAGTGTATGGTAGATTAAAAATGCCAAATGCCATACTTATATCAATATTATACGTTGCATTATGGGAGTTCCTTAAATTTACGCATGCGAATATCTTTACAGCATATCTATAAATACATTCAGATTTTAGTATTTGTCCAAGAAGGCCCTACAAACAGCGCGATTAGGCATGGACAAAATATCTATGATTGTTATAACCCTTCCATTTGTAATTAATATTATTTTGTAGATATCAGAGGAAAGgaagacatatgccgaagagaAAAATAAAGTAATCAAGCTATTGGAGATGTCTAATGAGGATGGCCAGATTACTGTGTGTTCATTGGAAGAAAAGGTAAGTCTGCCACTGCTGGTATATTAATAGTTTTGATTTGTCACTTATTTTTCTTTCTGAGCACTgatttttttttttcatttctccTAAGGTGAAATTACTCGAGGAAGAAGCAGAACAACTCAGAAGGCAACAGGAAAAACTAGAAATGGAGCTGCAGAATGCCAGGCAACAATTGCTACTTGTGCCATCCTCTAGGGAAGCAAAGAGCTCCCTGGAAGACAGAATGGTTGATTCACCTGACCCAACCAGGTTTGCTGGTTCTGAATTCTGTTACCAGGCATCTATGTTTACAGCTGTAAGGGCAACAACATAACACTCACCTTGATCTCTTGCAGGCACCCGAGTAATATAAACAATGGGGTCCTGCGTTCTCAGGAGAGTAGAATAGGTCGAAAGGAGCCTTTTGAATCAGAGGTAATGATGGCATTCTTTGAAGAGCAAATGCAAGGAAGCTATGCAAGCTCATTAGGTGATATATTCAAAGAAGCTGCAGAAGATTCTCTTCCTACCTCACATTCTCTTCCACACATTACAAGCCAAATAAAGCCGAATCCAAATGCAGTTGAGGAGGCAGTCGAGCTAGACACTGTAGCTGTTGAGTCAACTCCTCTGGTGGAACACCGAGACGAGCCTGGTGAGCCTTCTTCAGATGAGTGCATGCAGGAGTCCGACCCGTCAGGTCTAGAGATGGCAAAGCCACATTCATTAGAAAGGGATTTCTGGTCAGAGAACTCGGAGTTTGATTCAGAAGAGCAAGTGCCGCCTCCAGCTGTGGAGTCAGTGATTGAAGTTCTGAAGGAGAATGAGTTGCCTCCAGTTTCTCTAGTGCGTCCCGATGATCCGGTGGACTACACTCAAGCCCCTTTTTTGCTGAAGAGGCTTAGAAGCAGGAACCACTACGAGGGGCATAGGACAGCAACAGACAAGAGATTCTGGTCCATTGAGCAGCAGGACTTGTACAACTCCATATACAGTAAGGCCAAGTTGTTTCATATGCAGTGGATAGACTGGGACTATATTGATAGCATAGATGAGTTTTCTGGTGTCAGACAGAGATGTGCCCATGTGGGGCTTGAGCAGATGATGAGTTACCATTGTGATTGGGACATCGAACTGATTCGGCAGTTTTACTCCACAGTTTATATCAGCGATGACAATAGCTCTATTACTTGGATGGCAGATGGCAGGAGGGTCACTACCAACAAAAGAGCATGGGAGGAGACATTTGGCATTGCTGGCAGCATTCACACTGCAAGAATTCACTCAGAGTTTTTCTTTGATGATGATGACAAGAGGATCATGTACACAGCTGCAGAATGCACAGTAGGCCAAACCAGGGGTCTCTCTCCATTGGCTAGCATAGCCAATAAGATTATTTGGAAAACCATCTATCCCAGGTCTGGAAGTATCTGCGGACACAACTGGAACCTCCTACGTCATATTGTGGAGCAGCATCCGACATCATTGCTTTGATCTTCGATGAGATTGAGTTGCTTATTTCAGATCTCAGTCGCACTAACCTCTTGTATGCACCATACATCATGGGGATGATCATGCGAGCTTTTGAATATGATGGACCTAGAGAAACCAGGCACGATATCTACAAGCCCAGGCCCGACAAGCCAAAGAAGACAAAAAAAGTTAGTCGTCCACTGGCACCTGCAGTAGTTGCACCTTCTGAGCCACCACCTTCAGCATGTCAGCCGGAGGTAGAGGCCAATGTTGAGGCAGATGACCACAGCCAGTTCGGGGAAGCCGGACACCGGCCCCAGGGAGAGGCAGTGCAGCATACCAATGCCTCCTTGTCTTCTCAGATCCTAGCTCCACGCTCCTCCCTGACACCTTCCCTTGAGGCTACCACTCCCTCACCGCCTCCGGCCCCAGCTGCATTTCCTGAGCAGGCCAGCATGATGCACGCCGGCCTCCGGTGCTTCAGCTCAGCCAGCTGTTTTGGGGCCAAGTCCTTTTAGTCACTTTAGTTGGTATCAAAGAGATAAGCGATGGGTTTATGTGCTGTCCTTGATGTCTACCTTGCACTCGTATTCTGGTTATTTTGTCTATATATATCTTGGACTTGTTCACCATGTATATTCTTCTATCAAGAAAGACCTTGAGAAGAGCGTATCGAGACTTGAGAAATCATTACTATGAAGGCATATGTGTGCCCACTCTGTCTTGTGTGCACTTAGTCAGGGTCCTTGGTCTTCTAAATTATATATGTGTATGATTTTGCAGCTTTTGATCTTCTTTCATTGTGGGTTAGGAATTTGGTTAATGTGTTCAGAGTCAGGGAGGAACAAGCTCCTATTCAGCAGCATCAAGTTGAGTTATTGGCTATTGATCTTGGCTCAGGCTTCACTTTTGTAATTGT
This genomic window contains:
- the LOC109745468 gene encoding uncharacterized protein — encoded protein: MARELAGALCRTPARAPASGVGSDENARPAGASVPAPAEPVAASRSPLRAIQPPGQPRRPVPTPKKGPGVREAGKTPARVGAATTPLRPTKIPGKPEQVQRLGFSTTAASSAQAQRSKLRDSILLREENRNVQNVSSTLQQDDSHAPAKEQDNSEDTLSLQLELAIMKTILLEEVKARAEADVRATALGDELKAVNQCTLEACRQKEATEKELKYTTSVLEALESEHVILIKEVEELKKNNLEQVSLIEELEELKKNNFQSPVFRKKRDVETPMLNTELEQEMDEIHRQAMCETSEVIISLQNQLSLQHELDACSKKELLAAKQSLVLLDQSIEILVQKEVLEQYFVSLLRGMEEETRQLESKLDQSNRFYEGRIKELEIKMQEMDYQAGALLISWNKEKEISEERKTYAEEKNKVIKLLEMSNEDGQITVCSLEEKVKLLEEEAEQLRRQQEKLEMELQNARQQLLLVPSSREAKSSLEDRMVDSPDPTRHPSNINNGVLRSQESRIGRKEPFESEVMMAFFEEQMQGSYASSLGDIFKEAAEDSLPTSHSLPHITSQIKPNPNAVEEAVELDTVAVESTPLVEHRDEPGEPSSDECMQESDPSGLEMAKPHSLERDFWSENSEFDSEEQVPPPAVESVIEVLKENELPPVSLVRPDDPVDYTQAPFLLKRLRSRNHYEGHRTATDKRFWSIEQQDLYNSIYSKAKLFHMQWIDWDYIDSIDEFSGVRQRCAHVGLEQMMSYHCDWDIELIRQFYSTVYISDDNSSITWMADGRRVTTNKRAWEETFGIAGSIHTARIHSEFFFDDDDKRIMYTAAECTVGQTRGLSPLASIANKIIWKTIYPRSGSICGHNWNLLRHIVEQHPTSLL